In Actinoplanes derwentensis, the following proteins share a genomic window:
- a CDS encoding condensation domain-containing protein, with protein MTRIERSGDLTHSQQRMWLRMTWREIGAPYAALRKQVDFAEPIPVDTVVGAWETLVARHEALRTVFTPGADSRPIQLVFAADGFQLPLTFDDESGLADYLSGRPTLLFSGVGVLTPLWQVRLFLRDGQVVSVCLTIEHIIIDGESVENWREQFLGLCHGREVPLPTTQPLDRQADEVLSRSRRRSTVGELFARSPGLLVPALVSEPPEERYFFLVKQFPGMVPQVDAICAANRVTRSTVFMYALGWLLARHSGRHSVVFSSLFANRLERDHSIECQMFPVEILVDLSADASIRQALRAAHAAALTGFAQHRSSALSTPFEADARETMNRGVGVFLPIMYDYIPDVPVGLDEMDEREEWESEGEPFGHMYYVYQSGPDFVIGLDSDTVMFPVPVIRQFAEVLPRFIAFLAGDGDTRIGGADALLPDDFRFTPDGHLVGQDWVRPETVRRLLLEAPHVRDAKVTVDDGELSAWLTLEPGGDVYDVHESLLSRLFEHSDAKAPSRYVLAGETAREWRPRVALPERAPVTRAEKELCEAIRETHGRVVTNLAQTYLEAGGDLLRTAALVQALRRRGLTGLRPEHFRSPFPLRAVARALRPGEGR; from the coding sequence ATGACAAGAATTGAACGCAGCGGCGACCTGACCCACTCCCAGCAGCGGATGTGGCTCCGGATGACCTGGCGGGAGATCGGCGCGCCCTACGCGGCCCTGCGGAAACAGGTGGACTTCGCGGAGCCGATTCCGGTGGACACCGTCGTCGGTGCCTGGGAGACCCTTGTCGCCCGCCATGAGGCTCTGCGTACGGTGTTCACTCCGGGCGCGGACAGCCGGCCGATCCAGCTGGTCTTCGCCGCCGACGGATTTCAGCTGCCACTGACGTTCGATGACGAGTCCGGCCTCGCGGACTACCTGTCGGGACGGCCCACGCTGCTGTTCAGCGGGGTCGGTGTCCTCACACCGCTGTGGCAGGTCCGGCTCTTCCTCCGGGACGGCCAGGTGGTGAGTGTCTGTCTGACGATCGAGCACATCATCATCGACGGCGAGAGCGTGGAGAACTGGCGGGAACAGTTCCTCGGACTGTGTCACGGCCGGGAGGTGCCCCTGCCGACGACACAGCCCCTGGACCGTCAGGCGGACGAGGTGCTCTCCCGGAGTCGCCGCCGGAGCACCGTCGGCGAACTCTTCGCCAGGTCACCCGGTCTACTGGTGCCGGCTCTGGTGTCCGAGCCGCCGGAGGAGCGGTACTTCTTCCTGGTCAAGCAGTTCCCAGGAATGGTTCCGCAGGTGGACGCCATCTGCGCGGCGAACCGGGTGACCCGCTCCACTGTCTTCATGTACGCCCTGGGATGGCTGCTGGCGCGGCATTCGGGCCGGCACAGCGTGGTGTTCTCCAGCCTGTTCGCCAACCGGCTGGAGAGGGATCACAGCATCGAGTGTCAGATGTTCCCGGTGGAGATCCTCGTCGACCTGAGCGCGGACGCGTCGATCCGCCAGGCGCTGCGGGCCGCGCACGCCGCCGCGCTCACCGGGTTCGCCCAGCACCGCTCCTCGGCGCTGTCCACGCCGTTCGAAGCCGATGCCCGGGAGACCATGAACCGCGGGGTCGGCGTCTTCCTGCCGATCATGTACGACTACATCCCGGATGTCCCGGTCGGCCTCGACGAGATGGACGAGCGGGAGGAGTGGGAGTCCGAAGGGGAGCCCTTCGGGCACATGTACTACGTCTACCAGTCCGGCCCGGACTTCGTCATCGGGCTCGACTCGGACACGGTGATGTTCCCGGTGCCGGTGATCCGGCAGTTCGCCGAGGTCCTGCCACGGTTCATCGCGTTCCTGGCCGGGGACGGCGACACCCGCATCGGTGGCGCCGACGCGCTCCTGCCCGACGACTTCCGGTTCACCCCGGACGGTCACCTGGTGGGTCAGGACTGGGTTCGCCCGGAAACGGTGCGCCGGCTCCTGCTGGAGGCGCCCCACGTGCGGGACGCCAAGGTGACGGTGGACGACGGCGAACTGAGCGCGTGGCTCACGCTGGAGCCCGGCGGTGACGTGTACGACGTACACGAATCGCTCTTGTCGCGGTTGTTCGAGCACTCGGACGCCAAAGCGCCGAGTCGTTACGTGCTCGCCGGAGAGACGGCCCGGGAATGGCGTCCACGTGTCGCGCTACCGGAACGCGCCCCGGTCACCAGGGCCGAGAAGGAACTGTGTGAGGCGATCCGCGAGACCCACGGCCGGGTCGTCACCAACCTGGCCCAGACCTATCTGGAAGCCGGTGGCGACCTGCTGCGCACGGCGGCTCTGGTGCAGGCGCTGCGGCGCAGGGGACTGACCGGTCTGCGCCCGGAACACTTCCGTTCGCCGTTCCCGCTGCGGGCCGTCGCTCGTGCGCTGCGGCCCGGCGAGGGCCGGTAG
- a CDS encoding LLM class flavin-dependent oxidoreductase, whose translation MNELAHDIYSSCPPLRDHSPSSYRKRLIDVARWTEEAGFKGILTHTDNASLDPWATAQLIIEHTETLVPIVAVNPIYMHPLSTARMINTFAYLHGRRVDLNLVSGGFARHLRAAGCSLDHDQRYDRLAEYGEVLRLLLAAEKPVSHAGRYYELKSAALSPQIPPDMMPGFFMSGASDAARNAQEKLGVTRLAYPREIGTYQGPSPLRRGGVGWGVIARETADEAWAVARRRFPIDKRGEKIHDFASAGVQSRWHQHLSEDAVAAGAQESVYWLYPFRSYQAFSPYLVGSHAEVAGLLSRYFALGVSAVVLDVDGTLEEADLHHARIAFDLVGGKKS comes from the coding sequence GTGAACGAACTGGCGCACGACATCTACTCCTCCTGCCCGCCGCTGCGGGACCACTCGCCCAGCTCGTACCGCAAGCGGCTGATCGACGTCGCGCGATGGACCGAGGAAGCCGGGTTCAAAGGCATCCTCACCCACACCGACAACGCGAGCCTCGATCCCTGGGCCACGGCACAGCTGATCATCGAGCACACCGAGACCCTCGTGCCCATCGTGGCCGTGAACCCGATCTACATGCATCCACTGAGCACCGCGCGAATGATCAACACGTTCGCCTACCTGCATGGCCGCCGGGTCGATCTGAACCTGGTGAGCGGCGGATTCGCCCGGCACCTTCGCGCGGCCGGCTGCTCTCTCGACCACGACCAGCGTTATGACCGGCTGGCCGAGTACGGCGAGGTCCTGCGGCTGCTGCTCGCCGCGGAGAAGCCGGTCAGCCATGCCGGCCGGTATTACGAACTCAAGTCAGCGGCACTGAGCCCGCAGATTCCGCCGGACATGATGCCGGGGTTCTTCATGTCCGGCGCCTCGGACGCGGCCCGGAACGCCCAGGAGAAGCTCGGGGTGACCAGACTCGCCTACCCCCGGGAGATCGGCACCTACCAGGGACCTTCGCCGCTGCGCCGGGGCGGCGTGGGGTGGGGTGTCATCGCCCGGGAGACCGCGGACGAGGCCTGGGCCGTCGCCCGCCGGCGGTTCCCGATCGACAAACGCGGCGAGAAGATCCACGACTTCGCCTCGGCCGGCGTTCAGTCCCGCTGGCATCAGCATCTGTCCGAGGACGCCGTGGCAGCGGGAGCGCAGGAGAGCGTCTACTGGCTCTACCCGTTCCGGTCGTACCAGGCCTTCTCGCCCTATCTCGTCGGCAGCCATGCCGAGGTCGCCGGACTGTTGTCCCGATACTTCGCGCTGGGTGTGTCCGCCGTCGTCCTCGATGTGGACGGCACGCTCGAAGAGGCCGACCTGCACCACGCACGCATCGCATTCGACCTCGTCGGCGGGAAGAAATCATGA
- a CDS encoding non-ribosomal peptide synthetase — MNTSDDRTTSARLLARMRQRGASSVPESPMPRRQEGKPAPLSFAQQRLWFLNQFAPDSAEYALPFALRVTGPLDLTALERSLTALVERHEVLRTRLVVNAEGDPEQLVDAPWTVPVPVVDLTGTGDPELREILARDVIEKEIEKPFDLAGGPLFRAVLVRLGVDDSVLFLCVHHVVADGWSMGVLANELGVLYEGAVLPVLPVTYGDYAVWERGRLRGEVFDRGLDFWRGELAGVEALDLPLDRVRPAVRSGAGGVVGFVVSGDVVPGFRGLVRRVGVTPFMGLLSVFQVLLGRYSGQVDVAVGTPVANRGRVEVEGLVGFFVNTLVLRGDLSGDPSVGELFARVRDRVVGAFAHQDFPFERLVEELAPQRDLSRTPLFQAMFVLQNTEPIVWSLPGLDVSVVELENRASPFDVTLQVTEDGDSFRCELEYNSDVFDRGTIERMAAHFERLLRSVVADPSARVSTLEMLSDEERHQLAAEWNDTAVPYEDGVTVHQLVERQVAATPDAVAVTFGAESLTYAELNTRSNQLAHFLRERGVGPETIVGLFADRGLDAIVSILAVLKAGGAYFAMDTGLPAERLAFMIGDTAAPIVLTQTLLADHLPGTDAELIRVDGQWGEISTRPGTNPAPLATADNLAYVVYTSGSTGLPKGIMIEHRSIAALRDANWYGTMAPDDVVAQSSSLAWDMSSFECWGALTVGARLVIMSHATKLNPLRLRTEIEAHGVTVMGMTSPLFNQHLAEFPELAAGLKTVEYGGEAVERSIADRLAASPWAPANISHAYGPCEHWGVATNHRVTTESPAHTLYQSIGRPCANTEVFVLDRAGGLVPVGVVGELWIGGVGLARGYLNRAELTAERFVVQEVGGVARRLYRTGDLVRWTADGYLDYLGRTDDQVKVRGFRIELGEIESTLVDCPGVGAAVVTVREDVPGDKRLIAYVVPGDEPLPGISALRAFLHQRLPEYMVPSAFVELASLPLTTTGKVDRRALPAPAGERPELDAEYAAPRTEIEAVLVRIWAEVLGVDRIGIHDDFFDLGGHSLLATRVTSRAARELGTAILVRHLFDAPTVAAFAEKVRAGAEENSPVPRRAGDGPAPLSFAQQRLWFLDQFEPGSAEYLLATAVRLRGPLDRPALRRALKALAERHEVLRTRLVADTDGVATQVVDPVADVPLESLDLTGTDIGEVAALLERIAAEPMDLGRGPLFRAVLVRLGVDDAVLLLCVHHVVADGWSLGVLSRELGVLYEGAVLPVLPVTYGDYAVWERGRLRGEVFDRGLDFWRGELAGVETLDLPLDRVRPAVRSGAGGVVGFVVSGDVVPGFRGLVRRVGVTPFMGLLSVFQVLLGRYSGQVDVAVGTPVANRGRVEVEGLVGFFVNTLVLRGDLSSDPSVGELFARVRDRVVGAFAHQDFPFERLVEELAPQRDLSRTPLFQAMFVFQNTEPVVWSLPGLDVSVVELSEHISPFDVSLQVTEDGDCFRCELEYNSDVFDRGTIERMAAHFERLLRSVVADPSARVSTLEMLSDTERHQLAVEWNDTAAELDDRAMVHHLVEERVLRSPGAVAVTFGAESLTYAELNTRSNQLAHFLRERGVGPEVLVAVCVDRGLDMIVSLLAVLKAGGAYVPMDAAYPTERLAFLLADTATPLVITQSHLRDLLPATDAALVCVDELRAEIAGRPDTDPAPSATVDDLAYVIYTSGSTGVPKGVMIEHRAFAGRMVDLCRQFGLTADDRVLQFASVCFDVSVEEIFPALMTGSTLVLRGDGWEPAELVDLIRNERITAVEMSPSAWAETLPYLDEGPGFGPQLRLLNLGGEQVNPSMLDRWFERSDLPLLNSYGPTEATVTCTVATITAPVRQVPIGRPCANTEVFVLDRAGGLVPVGVVGELWIGGVGLARGYLNRAELTAEKFVVQEVGEVARRLYRTGDLVRWSAEGNLEFLGRTDGQVKVRGFRIELGEIESALVGCPGVGAAVVTVREDVPGDKRLIAYVVPDGSESVGVGTLRACLKRLLPEHMVPGGYVVLDTLPLNTSGKVDRRALPAPAAGRPELDAEYAVPRTAAESALAEVWADVLGIEKVGIHDNFFDLGGHSILSIQVVHRARRHGLHLSPRMIFQAPTIAGILGGDGPAGPRDDRAGVLVELGGPPTARTLYCLHENTGAVQGYRDVAAALAETGLRVVGVEASFAGADNSWREDLTAMAAAYWELIRAETPTGPYLIAGWSFGSALAFAVARQIEESGQSVELLIALDGSLPTALSRPVYARDESDVSALLARVRTTTTDRWPALAGSPEFAGAVRRAELPASLLTLGRDEMAEQLEIRRVHDRAYARYAPSPLDAPVLVLQARDSDWPFSLGEVWTGYAGTVDLQMVDGDHYTLLTGANAVAAADRINAAITSEVAR, encoded by the coding sequence ATGAACACCTCTGACGACCGGACCACCTCGGCGCGGCTCCTCGCGCGGATGCGTCAGCGGGGTGCCTCGTCCGTGCCGGAGTCGCCCATGCCCCGCAGGCAAGAGGGGAAACCGGCGCCGCTGTCGTTCGCGCAGCAGAGGTTGTGGTTCCTGAACCAGTTCGCACCGGACAGCGCCGAGTACGCCCTGCCGTTCGCTCTGCGCGTCACCGGTCCGCTGGACCTGACGGCCCTGGAACGGTCGCTGACGGCGCTCGTCGAACGGCACGAGGTGCTGCGCACCCGACTGGTCGTCAACGCCGAGGGTGATCCCGAACAACTGGTGGACGCCCCCTGGACCGTGCCGGTCCCGGTGGTCGATCTGACCGGCACCGGCGACCCGGAACTGCGTGAGATCCTGGCCCGCGACGTGATCGAGAAAGAGATCGAAAAACCTTTCGATCTGGCCGGCGGCCCGCTTTTCCGAGCTGTTCTGGTACGGCTCGGGGTGGACGATTCCGTGTTGTTTCTGTGTGTGCACCATGTGGTCGCCGACGGCTGGTCGATGGGCGTTCTGGCAAATGAGTTGGGTGTTCTGTACGAGGGTGCGGTTCTGCCGGTTCTGCCGGTGACCTATGGGGACTATGCGGTGTGGGAGCGGGGGCGGCTGCGGGGCGAGGTCTTCGACCGTGGCCTGGATTTCTGGCGTGGTGAGCTGGCCGGTGTGGAGGCGTTGGATCTGCCGTTGGATCGGGTTCGTCCGGCGGTTCGTTCGGGTGCTGGTGGGGTGGTCGGTTTCGTTGTCTCCGGGGATGTGGTTCCGGGGTTCCGGGGGTTGGTGCGGCGTGTGGGTGTGACGCCGTTCATGGGTTTGTTGTCGGTTTTTCAGGTGTTGTTGGGCCGGTACAGCGGTCAGGTGGATGTGGCGGTGGGGACTCCGGTGGCGAACCGGGGCCGGGTCGAGGTCGAGGGTTTGGTGGGGTTCTTCGTCAACACGTTGGTGTTGCGGGGGGATCTGTCGGGTGATCCTTCGGTGGGTGAGTTGTTCGCTCGGGTGCGGGACCGGGTGGTGGGTGCGTTCGCTCATCAGGACTTTCCGTTCGAGCGGTTGGTGGAGGAGTTGGCGCCGCAGCGGGACCTTTCTCGTACCCCGCTGTTTCAGGCGATGTTCGTCTTGCAGAACACGGAACCGATCGTGTGGTCGCTGCCGGGACTCGACGTCTCCGTGGTGGAGTTGGAGAATCGGGCTTCGCCTTTTGATGTGACGTTGCAGGTGACCGAGGACGGCGATTCTTTCCGGTGCGAGCTGGAATACAACTCGGACGTCTTCGACCGGGGCACGATCGAGCGGATGGCGGCTCATTTCGAGCGGTTGTTGCGGTCGGTGGTGGCGGATCCGTCGGCGCGGGTGAGCACGCTGGAGATGCTGTCCGATGAGGAGCGGCATCAACTCGCCGCCGAGTGGAACGACACGGCTGTTCCGTACGAGGACGGCGTCACGGTGCACCAGTTGGTCGAGCGGCAGGTCGCTGCCACTCCCGACGCGGTTGCGGTGACCTTCGGTGCGGAGAGTCTGACCTATGCCGAGCTGAACACCCGGTCCAATCAGCTGGCCCACTTCCTGCGCGAACGCGGCGTCGGCCCCGAGACGATCGTGGGCCTGTTCGCCGACCGGGGCCTCGACGCGATCGTGTCGATCCTGGCCGTCCTCAAAGCGGGTGGCGCCTACTTCGCGATGGACACCGGCCTTCCGGCGGAGCGCCTCGCGTTCATGATCGGGGACACCGCGGCGCCGATCGTGCTCACCCAGACGCTACTGGCGGACCATCTGCCCGGCACCGATGCCGAGCTGATCCGTGTCGACGGACAGTGGGGCGAGATCTCGACCCGTCCCGGTACGAATCCGGCTCCACTGGCCACCGCGGACAACCTCGCCTACGTGGTCTACACCTCGGGATCGACAGGTCTTCCCAAGGGCATCATGATCGAACACCGGTCGATCGCCGCGCTCCGGGACGCCAACTGGTACGGGACGATGGCGCCGGACGACGTGGTGGCGCAGAGTTCGAGCCTGGCGTGGGACATGAGTTCGTTCGAGTGCTGGGGTGCGCTCACCGTGGGCGCCCGGCTCGTGATCATGAGCCACGCCACGAAACTCAACCCGTTGCGGCTCCGCACCGAGATCGAGGCACACGGCGTCACGGTGATGGGGATGACCTCACCGTTGTTCAACCAGCACCTGGCCGAGTTCCCGGAACTGGCCGCGGGCTTGAAGACGGTGGAGTACGGCGGCGAGGCCGTCGAACGCTCCATCGCCGACCGTCTCGCCGCGAGCCCCTGGGCCCCGGCGAACATCTCCCACGCGTACGGGCCGTGCGAGCACTGGGGTGTCGCCACCAACCACCGGGTCACGACCGAGAGCCCGGCCCACACTCTTTACCAGTCGATCGGCCGGCCCTGCGCGAATACCGAGGTGTTCGTGCTGGACCGTGCCGGTGGACTGGTACCGGTGGGCGTCGTGGGCGAGCTGTGGATCGGCGGCGTGGGCTTGGCCCGGGGCTACCTGAATCGCGCGGAGTTGACGGCGGAACGGTTTGTCGTACAAGAAGTCGGTGGGGTGGCCCGGCGGTTGTATCGGACCGGTGACCTGGTCCGATGGACGGCCGATGGGTACCTGGACTATCTGGGGCGCACCGACGACCAGGTGAAGGTGCGTGGCTTCCGGATCGAACTGGGCGAGATCGAGTCGACGCTGGTGGACTGCCCGGGTGTGGGCGCCGCAGTGGTGACCGTGCGTGAGGACGTGCCGGGCGACAAACGCCTGATCGCTTATGTCGTCCCGGGCGACGAACCTTTGCCCGGCATCTCCGCTCTGCGCGCGTTCCTGCACCAGCGGCTGCCGGAGTACATGGTGCCGAGCGCCTTCGTCGAGCTGGCGTCGCTACCGCTGACCACCACCGGGAAGGTCGACCGGCGCGCATTGCCGGCGCCGGCCGGGGAACGGCCGGAACTCGACGCCGAGTACGCCGCCCCCCGCACCGAGATCGAGGCGGTGCTCGTGCGGATCTGGGCGGAGGTCCTCGGCGTCGACCGGATCGGGATCCACGACGACTTCTTCGACCTCGGCGGCCACTCGCTGCTTGCCACCCGGGTCACCAGCCGGGCCGCCCGCGAGCTGGGGACCGCGATCCTGGTCCGGCACCTGTTCGACGCGCCGACGGTGGCCGCGTTCGCCGAGAAGGTCCGCGCGGGCGCGGAGGAGAACAGTCCGGTGCCGCGCCGTGCCGGGGACGGACCGGCGCCGCTGTCCTTCGCCCAGCAGCGACTGTGGTTCCTCGACCAGTTCGAGCCGGGCAGCGCCGAGTACCTGTTGGCGACAGCCGTGCGGTTGCGCGGCCCGTTGGACCGGCCGGCGTTGCGGCGGGCGCTGAAGGCCCTCGCCGAACGGCACGAGGTACTGCGCACCCGGCTGGTGGCCGATACCGACGGCGTCGCGACTCAGGTCGTGGATCCGGTCGCCGACGTGCCCCTCGAATCGCTGGACCTGACCGGCACCGACATCGGCGAGGTCGCCGCGCTCCTCGAACGGATCGCCGCCGAGCCGATGGACCTCGGTCGCGGGCCGCTCTTCCGGGCTGTTCTGGTGCGGCTCGGGGTGGACGACGCCGTGCTGTTGTTGTGTGTGCATCACGTGGTCGCGGACGGCTGGTCGCTGGGTGTGCTGTCGCGTGAGCTGGGGGTTCTGTACGAGGGTGCGGTTCTGCCGGTTCTGCCGGTGACCTATGGGGACTATGCGGTGTGGGAGCGGGGGCGGCTGCGGGGCGAGGTCTTCGACCGTGGCCTGGATTTCTGGCGTGGTGAGCTGGCCGGTGTGGAGACGTTGGATCTGCCGTTGGACCGGGTTCGTCCGGCGGTTCGTTCGGGTGCTGGTGGGGTGGTCGGTTTCGTTGTCTCCGGGGATGTGGTTCCGGGGTTCCGGGGGTTGGTGCGGCGTGTGGGTGTGACGCCGTTCATGGGTTTGTTGTCGGTTTTTCAGGTGTTGTTGGGCCGGTACAGCGGTCAGGTGGATGTGGCGGTGGGGACTCCGGTGGCGAACCGGGGCCGGGTCGAGGTCGAGGGTTTGGTGGGGTTCTTCGTCAACACGTTGGTGTTGCGGGGGGATCTGTCGAGTGATCCTTCGGTGGGTGAGTTGTTCGCTCGGGTGCGGGACCGGGTGGTGGGTGCGTTCGCTCATCAGGACTTTCCGTTCGAGCGGTTGGTGGAGGAGTTGGCGCCGCAGCGGGACCTTTCTCGTACCCCGCTGTTTCAGGCGATGTTCGTCTTTCAGAACACGGAACCGGTCGTGTGGTCGCTGCCGGGACTCGACGTCTCCGTGGTGGAGCTTTCGGAGCACATCTCGCCCTTCGACGTCTCCCTGCAGGTGACCGAGGACGGCGACTGTTTCCGGTGCGAGCTGGAATACAACTCGGACGTCTTCGACCGGGGCACGATCGAGCGGATGGCGGCTCATTTCGAGCGGTTGTTGCGGTCGGTGGTGGCGGATCCGTCGGCGCGGGTGAGCACGCTGGAGATGCTGTCCGACACAGAACGGCACCAGCTCGCCGTCGAGTGGAACGACACCGCGGCCGAACTCGACGACCGGGCGATGGTCCACCATCTGGTGGAGGAGCGGGTGCTGCGCTCTCCCGGCGCGGTGGCGGTGACCTTCGGTGCGGAGAGTCTGACCTATGCCGAGCTGAACACCCGGTCCAATCAGCTGGCCCACTTCCTGCGCGAACGCGGCGTCGGCCCCGAGGTCCTCGTGGCGGTGTGCGTGGATCGGGGCCTCGACATGATCGTGTCGTTGCTGGCCGTGCTCAAGGCCGGTGGCGCCTACGTCCCGATGGACGCCGCCTACCCGACCGAACGGCTCGCCTTCCTCCTCGCGGACACGGCGACGCCCCTGGTGATCACCCAGAGCCATCTGCGTGACCTGCTTCCCGCTACCGATGCCGCACTCGTCTGCGTCGACGAACTGCGCGCGGAGATCGCCGGCCGGCCCGACACCGACCCGGCCCCGTCGGCCACTGTGGATGATCTCGCCTACGTCATCTACACCTCTGGATCGACAGGCGTTCCCAAGGGCGTCATGATCGAGCACCGCGCGTTCGCCGGCCGGATGGTGGACCTGTGCCGCCAGTTCGGGCTCACCGCCGACGACCGGGTGCTGCAGTTCGCGTCGGTGTGTTTCGACGTGTCGGTGGAGGAGATCTTCCCGGCGCTGATGACCGGATCGACACTCGTCCTGCGCGGCGACGGATGGGAACCGGCCGAACTCGTCGACCTGATCCGGAACGAACGGATCACCGCGGTGGAGATGTCACCCTCGGCCTGGGCGGAGACACTGCCGTACCTCGACGAGGGGCCGGGGTTCGGCCCTCAGTTGCGCCTGCTCAACCTCGGCGGTGAACAGGTCAACCCGTCGATGCTGGACCGGTGGTTCGAACGCAGCGACCTTCCCCTGCTCAACAGCTACGGCCCGACCGAGGCCACGGTCACCTGCACCGTCGCGACGATCACCGCCCCGGTGCGCCAGGTGCCCATCGGCCGTCCGTGTGCGAACACCGAGGTGTTCGTGCTGGACCGTGCGGGTGGCCTGGTGCCGGTGGGCGTCGTGGGCGAGCTGTGGATCGGCGGCGTGGGCTTGGCCCGGGGCTATCTGAATCGCGCGGAGTTGACAGCGGAGAAGTTTGTCGTACAAGAAGTGGGTGAGGTGGCCCGGCGGTTGTATCGGACCGGTGACCTGGTCCGGTGGAGCGCCGAGGGGAACCTGGAGTTCCTGGGCCGGACCGACGGCCAGGTGAAGGTGCGTGGCTTCCGGATCGAGCTGGGGGAGATCGAGTCGGCTCTGGTGGGCTGCCCGGGTGTGGGCGCCGCGGTGGTGACCGTGCGTGAGGATGTGCCGGGGGACAAACGCCTGATCGCCTACGTCGTACCGGACGGCTCCGAGTCCGTCGGGGTGGGCACGCTGCGCGCCTGTCTCAAACGCCTGCTTCCCGAGCACATGGTGCCCGGTGGCTACGTCGTCCTCGACACGCTGCCGTTGAACACCAGCGGCAAGGTCGACCGTCGCGCGTTGCCGGCGCCGGCCGCCGGACGACCGGAACTCGACGCCGAGTACGCCGTCCCTCGCACCGCTGCGGAGTCCGCGCTCGCCGAGGTGTGGGCGGACGTCCTCGGCATCGAGAAGGTCGGGATCCACGACAACTTCTTCGATCTCGGCGGGCACTCGATCCTCAGCATCCAGGTCGTGCACCGCGCCCGCCGGCACGGCCTCCACCTCTCCCCGCGAATGATCTTCCAGGCGCCGACCATCGCCGGAATCCTCGGCGGCGACGGTCCGGCCGGGCCGCGCGACGACCGGGCCGGAGTGCTCGTCGAACTGGGCGGCCCGCCCACCGCACGGACGCTGTACTGCCTGCACGAGAACACCGGCGCGGTGCAGGGCTACCGGGACGTCGCCGCGGCCCTGGCCGAGACCGGACTGCGGGTGGTCGGGGTGGAGGCCTCCTTCGCCGGGGCCGACAACAGCTGGCGGGAGGACCTCACCGCGATGGCGGCGGCGTACTGGGAGCTGATCCGGGCCGAGACACCGACCGGGCCGTACCTGATCGCCGGTTGGTCCTTCGGGAGCGCACTGGCGTTCGCGGTGGCCCGGCAGATCGAGGAGTCCGGACAGTCCGTGGAACTGCTGATCGCCCTCGACGGGAGCCTGCCCACCGCGCTCTCCCGCCCGGTGTACGCCCGCGACGAGAGTGACGTGTCCGCACTGCTGGCTCGGGTACGGACCACCACAACGGACCGGTGGCCGGCGCTCGCGGGCTCCCCGGAGTTCGCCGGCGCGGTTCGCCGCGCTGAACTTCCGGCGTCGCTGCTGACCCTCGGCCGGGACGAGATGGCCGAACAACTGGAGATCAGACGGGTACACGACCGCGCGTACGCCCGGTACGCGCCCAGTCCACTCGACGCCCCTGTGCTCGTACTCCAGGCCCGTGATTCGGACTGGCCGTTCTCGCTCGGCGAAGTGTGGACCGGCTACGCCGGCACTGTCGACCTGCAGATGGTGGACGGCGACCACTACACGCTGCTGACCGGTGCCAACGCCGTCGCGGCCGCGGACCGGATCAACGCCGCGATCACGTCGGAGGTGGCCCGGTGA